A genomic segment from Candidatus Rokuibacteriota bacterium encodes:
- a CDS encoding permease, whose protein sequence is MGRFVGAEVWSVLPAFVISIALGTLIHALQLDGLIRRAVEVRIGLAVVLATAVGAFSPLCACTVVPVISGLLHSGVPLAPVMSFWIASPTMDPEKFALTVSMLGWPLAVARLAATLALSLGAGYLTVALVRTGLLGANVLRQSATSSASATKSRLPVISGASDATGTTSSCCAAAAATPSATHASFSERVRHIHWPTAGREMGVQSWRLGRWLLLAFLLEALIVRYVPQAAIASVLGEGSRFAVVIAALVGIPLYLNNVAALPIVSGLLGQGMQPGAAIAFLIAGPVTTVPAMSAVWGVVTRRVFALYLGVSVLGAVILGWLTNLVLG, encoded by the coding sequence ATCGGCCGCTTCGTTGGAGCGGAGGTATGGTCAGTGCTGCCGGCCTTTGTGATAAGCATTGCCCTCGGCACCCTCATCCACGCGTTGCAGTTGGATGGCCTTATCCGTCGTGCCGTCGAGGTTCGCATCGGCCTCGCGGTCGTGTTGGCAACGGCTGTCGGCGCCTTCAGCCCCTTGTGCGCGTGCACGGTCGTGCCGGTGATCAGCGGGTTGCTCCATAGTGGGGTGCCACTGGCGCCCGTGATGTCGTTCTGGATCGCTTCACCCACGATGGACCCCGAGAAATTCGCGTTGACAGTCTCGATGCTCGGCTGGCCGCTCGCTGTCGCGCGACTCGCGGCGACGCTCGCCCTTAGCCTGGGCGCCGGGTATCTCACCGTTGCGCTCGTTCGGACGGGTCTCCTCGGCGCCAACGTCCTACGGCAGTCTGCGACATCGTCGGCGAGCGCGACGAAGAGCCGCTTGCCGGTGATCTCCGGAGCCTCTGACGCTACCGGCACCACATCGTCCTGCTGCGCAGCAGCGGCGGCCACGCCTTCTGCGACGCATGCGTCATTCAGCGAGCGTGTCAGGCATATCCATTGGCCGACTGCGGGGCGCGAGATGGGCGTGCAGAGCTGGCGGCTGGGACGGTGGCTCCTGCTCGCCTTTCTTCTCGAAGCCTTGATCGTCCGCTACGTGCCCCAGGCCGCAATTGCGAGCGTACTGGGCGAAGGAAGTCGCTTCGCGGTCGTGATTGCTGCGCTTGTCGGGATTCCGCTCTACCTCAACAACGTCGCCGCGCTCCCCATCGTATCGGGGCTGCTCGGGCAAGGCATGCAGCCCGGCGCGGCGATCGCCTTTCTCATCGCCGGACCTGTCACAACGGTTCCCGCGATGTCCGCCGTGTGGGGTGTCGTTACGCGGCGCGTGTTCGCACTGTACCTTGGGGTCTCGGTATTGGGAGCTGTCATCCTCGGCTGGCTCACGAACCTCGTGCTCGGATAG
- a CDS encoding metalloregulator ArsR/SmtB family transcription factor yields the protein MAKRGTGHVVDPPERARGTRCSVGPRPQIDFELLERVSADLELLAHPVRLAILDILVRRGGEVCVCDLEGALPVKQPTVSHHLRLLREAGWIDAIRKGVWAYYFVRPEIMRAVRGRVQRVMEGTT from the coding sequence ATGGCGAAGCGGGGCACGGGGCACGTCGTCGATCCCCCGGAACGGGCGCGCGGCACTCGGTGCTCGGTCGGCCCGCGACCGCAGATCGATTTCGAGCTCTTGGAGCGGGTCAGCGCCGATCTCGAGCTCCTCGCTCATCCTGTCCGGCTTGCCATTCTCGATATCCTCGTGCGTCGCGGCGGTGAGGTGTGCGTCTGTGATCTTGAGGGGGCGCTTCCGGTCAAGCAGCCGACGGTCTCGCACCATCTTCGCTTACTCCGCGAGGCCGGATGGATTGACGCGATCCGCAAGGGAGTGTGGGCCTACTACTTCGTTCGGCCGGAGATCATGCGCGCCGTGCGAGGACGCGTCCAGCGAGTGATGGAGGGTACTACATGA
- a CDS encoding type II toxin-antitoxin system VapC family toxin — protein sequence MSRSAGRCRSSTLHSPPPSPRTARIASRRRVPSRRREQRAGYRAGLPGPLYCDTSALLKLYLPEPGSDEFNEVVEGRDDVLVSDLAVTEFISALARRLRQGSLAREAVRRLQHAILGRLDDGVYHRVELTRDVHRRAEQFLLSLPETPLRTADALHLALATSARAASLASFDARLTAAARAIGLAVYPA from the coding sequence TTGTCGCGTTCCGCCGGAAGATGCCGGTCCTCGACCCTCCACTCTCCACCACCGTCGCCGAGGACCGCGCGGATCGCCTCTAGGAGGCGCGTTCCGTCGCGGCGTCGCGAGCAGCGGGCGGGATACCGAGCGGGGCTGCCCGGCCCCCTCTATTGCGACACCAGCGCCCTGCTCAAACTCTACCTGCCGGAGCCAGGCAGCGACGAGTTCAATGAAGTCGTGGAAGGCCGGGACGATGTCCTCGTGTCCGATCTGGCGGTGACCGAGTTCATCTCGGCGCTCGCCCGCCGTCTGCGTCAGGGGTCCCTCGCGCGGGAGGCTGTGCGACGCCTTCAGCACGCCATCCTCGGGCGCCTCGACGACGGCGTGTACCACCGCGTCGAGTTGACTCGCGACGTCCACCGCCGGGCGGAACAATTCCTCCTGAGCCTGCCGGAGACTCCGCTGCGCACCGCCGACGCTCTTCACCTGGCACTGGCGACGTCAGCGCGGGCGGCATCGCTGGCGTCGTTCGACGCGCGGCTGACAGCCGCGGCCCGAGCGATCGGCCTCGCCGTCTACCCAGCCTGA
- a CDS encoding type II toxin-antitoxin system prevent-host-death family antitoxin: MRTAGVREARQNLSALLDEVRKGREVVITERGRPVAKLVPPDRPRGKGVPNLVAFRRKMPVLDPPLSTTVAEDRADRL, encoded by the coding sequence ATGCGCACCGCCGGAGTCCGCGAGGCCCGCCAGAACCTCTCGGCGCTTCTGGACGAGGTCCGGAAGGGGCGCGAGGTTGTCATCACGGAGCGCGGGCGGCCCGTGGCGAAGCTGGTGCCGCCGGATCGCCCGCGCGGCAAGGGCGTTCCGAACCTTGTCGCGTTCCGCCGGAAGATGCCGGTCCTCGACCCTCCACTCTCCACCACCGTCGCCGAGGACCGCGCGGATCGCCTCTAG